In Leptospira stimsonii, a single window of DNA contains:
- a CDS encoding ABC transporter ATP-binding protein: MIKVKNLSKFYGKKLAIDRLNFELGEGEIVGLLGLNGAGKTTTIRILTGYLIASDGICEIDGTNTFENPLEVKKKIGYLPETPPLYPELSVEEYLKFAARIKQVPIESIDNEIARVCERTNLKDVRRNNIETLSLGFRKRVGIAQALLGNPRIIILDEPVSGLDPKQIVEIRNLIHSLREGHTILLSSHILPEVYKTCTRFLFLHKGRMVYQRDRKQLEEEMEKLSGLEVTLSGTDPESGKKYLSSLPGVIADKTQAIGEDSRGNTFLVSTSTEKEFKDKLFASASSSPRLEYIRKQEVTLEQIFMNQV, from the coding sequence ATGATCAAAGTCAAAAACCTATCTAAATTCTATGGCAAAAAACTCGCCATAGACCGTCTGAATTTTGAATTGGGAGAAGGGGAGATCGTCGGTCTTCTCGGCTTGAACGGCGCGGGCAAGACGACGACGATCCGGATTCTTACCGGATATCTCATCGCCTCCGATGGAATCTGCGAGATCGACGGAACAAACACGTTTGAAAATCCTTTGGAAGTAAAAAAGAAAATCGGCTATCTTCCGGAAACTCCTCCTCTTTATCCGGAATTGTCCGTCGAAGAATATCTCAAGTTCGCGGCTAGGATCAAACAAGTTCCCATCGAGTCGATCGATAATGAGATTGCGAGAGTTTGTGAAAGAACCAACTTAAAAGACGTTCGAAGAAATAATATCGAAACTCTTTCACTCGGATTTCGAAAAAGGGTCGGGATCGCGCAAGCGCTCCTGGGAAATCCTCGAATCATCATTTTGGACGAACCCGTTTCCGGTCTCGATCCGAAACAAATCGTCGAGATCAGAAATCTCATTCATTCTCTGAGAGAAGGACATACGATTCTTCTTTCGAGTCATATTCTTCCGGAAGTTTATAAAACCTGCACACGTTTTCTTTTTCTTCATAAAGGAAGAATGGTTTATCAGAGAGATCGCAAACAGCTCGAAGAGGAAATGGAAAAACTTTCCGGTTTGGAAGTCACTCTTTCCGGAACCGATCCCGAGTCCGGTAAGAAATATCTTTCTTCTCTTCCCGGTGTGATCGCGGACAAAACCCAAGCGATCGGAGAGGATTCAAGAGGAAATACGTTTCTTGTTTCCACTTCCACGGAAAAGGAATTTAAAGATAAACTTTTCGCTTCGGCGTCTTCTTCTCCGCGTCTCGAATACATCCGCAAACAGGAAGTAACGTTAGAACAGATTTTTATGAATCAGGTTTAA
- a CDS encoding ACP S-malonyltransferase, whose product MAIANFLTQVKTGGGKLFLQFGGQGSPFLKELSKLYESEPSLKEFFDISFKTIAEEVPSLDKKIIYGGYDFESWVKNPDSAPDENYLCSAPVSIVGIFLTQIANYVSFTNKGFPVSELISNSIGVTGHSQGVISSALIALGKEGADFYSAYAKFLKFVLYIGYRAQELVGPYNPSEALIKANEEVGDKQPSPMVAVIGYLQKELEDRVKQTNEALGLSGSKAIYVSLFNTPDSNIVSGSPESLLELRKKFKAEMDEKKVKFVYLKTTAPFHSPHMEDTNKTVPLDMERIGFDFKGSDLKTPVFSIFDGRNMQSDDGIGLPLFREMLIKTLYWDKAVKAFVNTPNVTGIDFGPSVVSQKLTQANMGTSENKIYAVSSPKDIKVLLA is encoded by the coding sequence ATGGCAATCGCAAACTTTCTGACTCAAGTAAAGACAGGAGGAGGCAAACTCTTTCTGCAATTTGGAGGACAAGGATCTCCGTTCTTGAAAGAACTCTCCAAACTTTATGAATCCGAGCCCTCTCTCAAAGAATTCTTCGACATTTCTTTTAAAACCATCGCGGAAGAAGTTCCAAGCCTAGATAAGAAGATCATCTACGGCGGTTACGATTTCGAAAGCTGGGTAAAAAACCCGGATTCCGCTCCCGATGAAAACTATCTCTGCAGTGCTCCCGTTTCGATCGTCGGTATCTTTCTGACACAGATCGCAAACTACGTCTCTTTCACAAATAAAGGCTTTCCCGTTTCCGAATTGATCTCCAATTCGATCGGAGTTACCGGCCATAGTCAGGGAGTGATATCTTCCGCTTTAATCGCGCTCGGAAAAGAAGGAGCCGATTTCTATTCGGCATATGCAAAATTCTTAAAATTCGTTTTGTACATCGGATACAGAGCTCAAGAACTCGTCGGTCCATACAATCCTTCCGAAGCTCTTATCAAAGCGAATGAAGAAGTCGGAGACAAACAACCTTCTCCGATGGTTGCGGTGATCGGTTATCTACAAAAAGAACTAGAAGACAGAGTCAAACAAACAAACGAAGCTCTGGGTCTTAGCGGAAGCAAGGCCATTTACGTGAGTCTTTTTAATACCCCAGATTCGAATATCGTTTCCGGTAGCCCTGAATCCCTTTTGGAACTTCGTAAAAAATTCAAAGCGGAAATGGATGAGAAAAAAGTGAAGTTCGTTTATCTGAAAACGACTGCTCCTTTCCATTCTCCTCATATGGAAGATACGAACAAAACCGTGCCTCTCGATATGGAAAGAATCGGATTCGATTTCAAAGGTTCCGATCTGAAAACTCCGGTCTTCTCAATCTTTGACGGAAGAAATATGCAATCGGACGACGGAATCGGCCTTCCTCTTTTTAGAGAAATGTTGATCAAAACCCTCTACTGGGACAAAGCCGTAAAAGCGTTCGTAAACACGCCTAACGTTACCGGTATCGACTTTGGACCGAGTGTCGTGAGTCAAAAATTGACTCAGGCAAACATGGGAACATCCGAGAATAAAATCTACGCGGTTTCCAGTCCTAAGGATATCAAGGTTCTTCTGGCCTGA
- a CDS encoding ABC transporter permease — protein sequence MFQNIKWIFFKEVKVFFGTFMAPLVFGGTAFLNSLFVLILNFNAGTNYVDTTVITFLSFMSTIIIAMLILAMGSITEERNRGTLEFLFTAPITDLEIVAGKFTFGALICLLIAVFVNGLFPIFLYSFWKAPLYIVVSGTIGVFLLGIFSFAVGLFGSSLGKNQMTSLLISIVIILTLWVSGYFSYLFDSVTRKVLYHLHIFSHFIGFCKGVLPLNGIVFFVSGTLFFLYLTVKVLESRRWRG from the coding sequence ATGTTCCAAAATATCAAATGGATTTTTTTCAAAGAAGTGAAAGTGTTCTTCGGAACGTTTATGGCTCCGTTGGTTTTCGGCGGAACCGCTTTCTTGAATTCTCTTTTCGTGCTTATCTTGAATTTTAACGCGGGCACAAATTACGTCGACACCACCGTGATCACGTTTCTTTCTTTTATGTCCACGATCATCATCGCGATGTTGATCCTGGCGATGGGAAGTATCACGGAAGAAAGGAACCGAGGCACTCTCGAATTTCTTTTTACGGCTCCGATCACGGATCTCGAAATTGTTGCCGGTAAATTTACCTTCGGCGCTTTGATTTGTCTTTTGATCGCGGTTTTCGTAAACGGATTATTTCCAATTTTCTTATATTCTTTTTGGAAAGCTCCGCTCTACATCGTGGTGTCCGGAACGATCGGAGTTTTTCTTTTGGGAATTTTTTCTTTTGCGGTCGGGCTTTTCGGAAGTAGTCTCGGTAAGAATCAGATGACTTCTCTTTTGATTTCCATCGTGATCATTTTGACGCTTTGGGTTTCGGGTTATTTTTCGTATTTATTCGATTCGGTAACTCGAAAAGTTTTATATCATCTTCATATTTTTTCCCATTTTATCGGGTTTTGTAAAGGAGTCCTCCCTTTGAACGGAATCGTTTTCTTTGTCAGTGGAACGTTATTCTTTCTTTATCTCACCGTGAAAGTTTTGGAATCTAG
- a CDS encoding DUF2779 domain-containing protein — protein MNSGKGVRSACLETDKFSMKTEYLLPDQEHPGSFEIVVLKASSSFKKQHIQEIAFQKFVAQESGYLISKCTLMFVNSKFFYQGTIQPEEFFVRKDVTAETALKEKETKELAFSLYELLSRKNRPARYMSRMCSHPRNCAYPEICLTPKVPGDIFTLREGKEESGRFYEKGILNLKDIQETENLTHRQKTQIQTMQTGIPFTNQKVFAEFLSKIRYPIFFLDFESINPPIPVYPNSHPFQHIPFLFSLHIIRDDISQEPESLFYIDDGTTDPRKGILEKLEEWISPGGTILCFNDKFERRCLEESATAFPEYKPWLKSIQDDFVDLAKPFWEYDYYHPDQKGSTSLKTILPVITGQSYKDLGIKSGQVANSEFLRVKTETLSDSEKKEIEKNLIQYCKLDTYAMVLILRKIKEWVEIV, from the coding sequence CTGAACTCAGGAAAAGGTGTTCGATCCGCGTGTTTGGAGACGGATAAATTCTCCATGAAAACGGAATACCTTCTTCCCGATCAGGAACACCCAGGCTCCTTCGAAATCGTCGTTCTAAAAGCGTCCAGTTCATTCAAAAAACAACATATTCAAGAAATTGCATTTCAAAAATTCGTAGCACAAGAATCGGGTTACCTGATTTCAAAATGTACTCTCATGTTCGTGAATTCCAAATTCTTTTATCAAGGAACGATTCAACCGGAGGAATTCTTTGTCCGGAAAGACGTCACCGCAGAAACCGCATTAAAGGAAAAAGAAACAAAAGAACTGGCCTTTTCTTTGTATGAACTTCTTTCGAGAAAAAATCGTCCGGCTCGTTATATGAGTCGTATGTGTTCCCATCCCAGGAACTGTGCTTATCCGGAAATTTGTCTGACTCCGAAAGTTCCCGGCGATATCTTCACGCTTCGAGAAGGAAAGGAAGAATCCGGTAGGTTTTACGAAAAAGGAATCTTAAACCTAAAAGATATCCAAGAAACGGAAAATCTTACTCATCGTCAAAAAACGCAGATTCAAACGATGCAAACGGGAATCCCTTTTACCAATCAAAAGGTATTTGCCGAATTTCTCAGCAAAATCAGATATCCGATTTTCTTTTTGGATTTCGAATCGATCAATCCTCCGATTCCGGTTTATCCGAATTCGCATCCGTTTCAACACATTCCATTCTTATTTTCATTGCATATCATCCGCGACGATATTTCCCAAGAACCGGAAAGTCTCTTCTATATCGACGACGGGACCACGGATCCGAGAAAAGGCATTTTAGAAAAGTTAGAAGAATGGATTTCTCCCGGAGGAACGATTCTTTGTTTCAATGATAAGTTTGAAAGAAGATGTTTGGAAGAATCCGCAACGGCATTTCCAGAATATAAACCTTGGCTCAAGTCGATTCAAGACGACTTTGTCGATTTAGCAAAACCTTTCTGGGAATACGATTACTATCATCCGGACCAAAAAGGAAGCACTTCCTTAAAAACGATTCTTCCCGTAATCACCGGCCAGTCGTATAAGGATCTTGGAATCAAGTCCGGTCAAGTCGCGAACTCGGAATTCTTACGGGTCAAAACCGAAACTCTTTCCGATTCCGAAAAAAAAGAAATCGAGAAGAATCTGATTCAATACTGCAAGTTGGATACGTACGCAATGGTTCTTATTCTTCGTAAAATTAAAGAATGGGTAGAAATCGTCTAA
- a CDS encoding DoxX family membrane protein yields MKILDFFFRYTLGGVFLVFGINKFIPFIPSPPMLPQAARFIGSLMETGYLWQILGLMEIVGGLLIFSGRWTALGLLILAPIVVNIVSYLLILQSGIGFPPFVMSAFLSISGFYLAYRRKEFYTRLFRGFDFDSQG; encoded by the coding sequence ATGAAAATCTTAGACTTCTTCTTTCGGTACACACTCGGAGGAGTGTTCCTTGTGTTCGGAATTAACAAGTTCATTCCATTTATACCTTCGCCTCCGATGCTTCCGCAAGCGGCCCGATTTATCGGTTCCTTAATGGAAACTGGCTATCTCTGGCAGATTCTCGGCCTTATGGAAATCGTAGGAGGACTTTTAATCTTCTCCGGGAGATGGACGGCACTCGGTCTTTTGATCTTAGCTCCGATCGTCGTAAACATCGTTTCTTATCTTTTAATTCTTCAATCCGGAATCGGATTTCCGCCGTTTGTCATGAGTGCTTTTTTATCGATCTCCGGCTTTTACTTAGCATACCGTAGAAAGGAATTTTACACTCGCCTTTTTCGAGGATTCGATTTCGATTCGCAAGGATGA